The Chitinophagales bacterium genome includes a window with the following:
- the rpoC gene encoding DNA-directed RNA polymerase subunit beta', with translation MPIKKDNKTSFDFTKLTISLASPDAILERSYGEVLKPETINYRTYKPERDGLFCERIFGPVKDFECYCGKYKRIRYKGIVCDRCGVEVTEKKVRRERMGHIKLVVPVVHIWYFKSLPNKIGYLLGLSSKKLESIVYYERYVIVQAGEAGQMEDAKGNPFEYLSLITEEEYLDILEKLPKENQMLPNDDPNKFIAAMGAEAIKELLSRLQLDDLSYQLRHQAANETSQQRKAEALKRLIVVEAFRDANNRMENRPEWMIMQYLPVIPPELRPLVPLDGGRFASSDLNDLYRRVIIRNNRLKRLMEIKAPEVILRNEKRMLQEAVDSLFDNSRKSNAVKAEGGRALKSLSDVLKGKQGRFRQNLLGKRVDYSGRSVIVVGPDLKLSECGIPKDMAAELFKPFVIRKLIERGIVKTVKSAKKLVDRKEPVIWDILENILKGHPVMLNRAPTLHRLSFQAFQPKLIEGKAIQLHPLACTAFNADFDGDQMAVHVPLSNAAILEAQMLMLSSHNVLNPQNGSPITLPSQDMVLGLYYMTKERKSTKEVPIRGEGMTFYSPEEVIIAYNENKIDLHAVIKVRVTLRDEDGNYEEKIVETTTGRVIFNEVVPNEAGFINVLLKKKTLGQVISYVIKQTDIPRTTEFLDAIKYLGFHWSYKGGLSFNLGDLLIPDDKVDMLAEAQAEVDGVWENYNMGLITNNERYNQVVDIWTRMNTRLTKTLMTNLENDRQGFNSVYMMLDSGARGSQEQIRQLSGIRGLMAKPRKSGGSNTGGEIIENPILSNLKEGLSVLEYFISTHGARKGLADTALKTADAGYLTRRLVDVAQDVVILEEDCGTLRGIEVTALKENEDIVESLFDRIVGRVSLHDIYDPISDELYAKAGDEITEAIANKIEKSPIEMVEIRSVLTCETKRGVCVKCYGRNLTNNRIAKTGDSVGIIAAQSIGEPGTQLTLRTFHAGGTASNIAAESELRAKFDGEIELEGVRTVNSVNKQGEKEQKVIGRTGELRLNEPKKKVSLMINNIPYGSILHVKDGQKVKKDDLLCSWDAYNAVIISEHEGKVEYLNLIDGVTFREEADEQTGHKEKVVVETRDKKKIPTINITGKKGEVLKEYNLPVGSHITVDEGEKVKVGHILVKIPRSSGKVRDITGGLPRVTELVEARNPSNPAVVTAIDGVVSFGGIKRGNREILVESKDGVKKKYMVPLTKHILVQENDFVKAGMQLSEGAITPTDILAIKGPWAVQEYIVNEIQEVYRLQGVKINDKHIEVIVRQMMRKVRILDAGDTRFLEKDAVDKFEFIEENDQIFDKKVIEDSGDSANLKVGQIVTLRQIREENSYLKRNDKKAVAYRDAIAATSEPVLQGITRSSLSTESWISAASFQETTKVLSTASIAAKDDYLKGLKENVIVGHKIPAGTGTRVWKDVIVGSKAEYEKLLAAKKEREAAKAERELEEGGDKA, from the coding sequence ATGCCTATAAAAAAGGATAATAAAACAAGTTTCGACTTTACCAAATTGACGATCAGCCTGGCCTCCCCGGATGCCATTCTCGAAAGGTCATATGGGGAAGTCTTAAAACCTGAAACCATTAATTACAGAACCTACAAGCCCGAAAGAGACGGCTTGTTCTGTGAGCGAATTTTTGGGCCTGTTAAAGATTTTGAATGTTATTGTGGTAAATACAAGCGCATCCGTTATAAAGGAATCGTTTGTGATCGCTGTGGTGTAGAAGTAACTGAAAAGAAAGTGCGAAGAGAGCGCATGGGCCATATTAAATTGGTAGTTCCTGTTGTGCACATTTGGTACTTTAAATCATTGCCAAATAAAATTGGTTATTTGCTGGGGCTTTCTTCTAAAAAGCTGGAGTCTATAGTTTACTACGAACGATATGTTATCGTTCAGGCTGGTGAAGCTGGGCAGATGGAAGATGCAAAAGGAAATCCTTTTGAATACCTTTCACTGATAACTGAAGAAGAATACCTGGACATCCTTGAAAAATTACCCAAGGAAAACCAGATGCTGCCCAATGATGATCCCAATAAGTTCATCGCAGCTATGGGAGCAGAGGCTATCAAAGAGCTTTTGTCTCGTCTGCAATTAGATGATCTCTCTTATCAATTAAGGCATCAGGCAGCCAATGAGACTTCTCAGCAAAGAAAAGCAGAGGCACTCAAAAGGTTGATTGTAGTTGAAGCTTTCAGAGATGCAAACAATAGAATGGAAAATCGTCCCGAGTGGATGATCATGCAATACTTACCTGTTATTCCACCTGAATTAAGGCCTTTGGTGCCGTTGGATGGTGGACGTTTTGCAAGTTCCGACCTGAATGACCTCTACAGAAGAGTAATTATCAGGAACAACCGTCTGAAAAGATTGATGGAGATCAAAGCGCCTGAAGTTATCCTCAGAAATGAGAAAAGAATGCTTCAGGAAGCAGTTGATTCTTTGTTTGACAACTCAAGGAAATCCAATGCTGTAAAAGCTGAAGGAGGAAGAGCTCTGAAATCATTAAGCGATGTGCTCAAAGGTAAACAAGGGCGTTTCCGTCAGAATTTGCTGGGTAAAAGGGTTGACTATTCCGGTCGTTCGGTAATTGTAGTAGGGCCAGATTTAAAATTGAGCGAATGTGGTATTCCAAAGGATATGGCTGCTGAGCTTTTCAAGCCTTTTGTTATTCGCAAGCTGATTGAAAGAGGCATAGTGAAAACTGTAAAATCAGCTAAAAAACTGGTTGACAGAAAAGAACCTGTGATTTGGGATATTCTTGAAAATATTTTGAAGGGACATCCTGTAATGCTCAATCGTGCTCCAACGCTGCACAGATTGAGTTTTCAGGCATTCCAGCCTAAATTAATTGAAGGAAAAGCCATACAACTGCACCCGCTTGCCTGTACTGCATTCAACGCGGATTTTGACGGTGACCAAATGGCTGTTCACGTTCCTTTGAGTAATGCGGCAATTCTTGAAGCTCAAATGCTGATGCTTTCTTCACACAATGTGCTGAATCCTCAGAATGGTTCGCCAATTACGCTGCCATCTCAGGATATGGTTTTGGGTCTGTACTACATGACCAAAGAAAGAAAAAGCACTAAGGAAGTCCCAATTCGCGGTGAAGGAATGACTTTCTATTCTCCAGAAGAAGTCATCATTGCCTATAATGAAAATAAGATTGACCTGCATGCTGTCATCAAAGTACGTGTTACTTTAAGAGATGAAGACGGCAATTACGAGGAAAAAATCGTTGAAACAACTACCGGAAGGGTTATTTTCAATGAAGTAGTACCTAATGAAGCTGGTTTTATAAATGTTTTATTGAAAAAGAAAACACTCGGACAGGTAATCAGTTATGTGATTAAGCAAACTGATATTCCACGGACTACAGAATTCTTAGATGCTATTAAGTATTTAGGTTTCCATTGGTCGTACAAAGGTGGACTGTCATTTAACCTGGGAGACTTGTTAATTCCCGATGATAAAGTAGATATGCTTGCTGAAGCCCAGGCTGAAGTGGATGGTGTATGGGAAAACTACAACATGGGTCTGATCACCAACAATGAGCGTTACAACCAGGTAGTGGATATTTGGACACGTATGAATACGCGTTTGACTAAAACTTTGATGACCAATCTTGAAAATGATCGTCAGGGATTCAACTCAGTGTATATGATGCTTGATTCAGGAGCAAGGGGCTCGCAAGAGCAGATTCGCCAGTTATCAGGTATTCGTGGTTTGATGGCTAAGCCTAGAAAATCAGGTGGATCCAATACTGGTGGAGAAATTATTGAAAACCCGATTCTTTCAAATTTGAAAGAAGGGCTATCAGTATTGGAATATTTTATCTCTACACACGGTGCGCGTAAAGGTCTTGCGGATACAGCTCTTAAAACAGCAGATGCCGGTTATTTGACCAGAAGATTGGTAGATGTTGCCCAGGATGTTGTTATTCTTGAAGAAGACTGTGGCACCTTGAGAGGAATTGAAGTAACGGCCCTCAAAGAAAACGAAGATATTGTAGAATCACTCTTCGATAGAATTGTCGGACGTGTAAGTCTGCATGATATATATGATCCGATAAGTGATGAACTTTATGCAAAAGCCGGTGATGAGATTACTGAAGCTATTGCAAATAAGATTGAAAAATCACCTATCGAAATGGTGGAAATCCGCTCTGTATTAACTTGCGAAACCAAACGCGGTGTTTGTGTGAAATGCTACGGTAGAAATCTTACCAATAACAGGATTGCCAAAACCGGAGACTCGGTAGGTATTATAGCTGCTCAGTCTATTGGTGAGCCGGGTACACAGTTAACACTTAGAACTTTCCACGCTGGTGGTACTGCATCTAATATTGCAGCTGAATCTGAACTGCGCGCTAAATTTGACGGTGAAATTGAATTAGAAGGTGTAAGAACTGTAAACTCTGTCAATAAACAAGGCGAAAAAGAGCAGAAAGTAATTGGAAGAACTGGAGAATTGAGATTGAATGAACCTAAGAAAAAGGTGAGTTTAATGATCAACAATATACCATATGGCTCTATTCTTCATGTTAAAGATGGGCAAAAGGTCAAGAAAGATGATTTGCTTTGTTCATGGGATGCTTATAATGCTGTTATTATTTCTGAGCATGAAGGTAAAGTAGAATACCTCAATCTTATTGATGGTGTTACCTTTAGGGAAGAAGCTGATGAGCAGACCGGCCACAAAGAAAAAGTTGTGGTAGAAACCCGCGATAAGAAAAAGATACCTACTATTAATATTACTGGTAAAAAAGGTGAAGTGCTGAAGGAATATAACCTGCCTGTAGGTTCTCACATTACAGTAGATGAAGGTGAGAAAGTTAAAGTAGGCCATATCCTTGTGAAAATTCCGAGATCATCAGGAAAAGTAAGGGATATTACCGGAGGTCTTCCACGAGTAACTGAACTGGTAGAAGCAAGAAACCCATCTAATCCTGCGGTAGTTACAGCTATTGATGGAGTGGTGAGTTTCGGTGGCATTAAAAGGGGTAATCGTGAAATTTTGGTAGAGTCCAAAGATGGAGTCAAAAAGAAATACATGGTTCCTTTGACCAAGCATATTTTGGTTCAGGAAAATGACTTTGTAAAAGCTGGAATGCAGCTTTCGGAAGGAGCAATTACACCTACAGATATACTGGCAATTAAAGGCCCTTGGGCTGTTCAGGAATATATTGTGAATGAGATACAGGAAGTTTATCGCTTGCAGGGAGTGAAAATCAATGACAAACACATCGAAGTGATTGTTCGTCAGATGATGCGTAAAGTGAGAATTCTTGATGCTGGGGATACACGCTTTTTGGAAAAAGATGCTGTTGATAAATTTGAATTTATCGAAGAAAACGATCAGATATTTGATAAGAAAGTAATCGAAGATTCTGGAGATTCAGCCAATCTAAAAGTAGGACAGATTGTTACCCTGCGTCAAATCAGAGAAGAAAACTCTTATCTGAAGCGCAATGACAAAAAAGCAGTTGCTTATCGCGATGCGATTGCAGCTACTTCTGAACCAGTACTTCAGGGTATTACCAGGTCTTCTTTAAGTACTGAAAGCTGGATATCAGCTGCATCGTTCCAGGAAACAACCAAGGTGTTGAGCACTGCTTCAATTGCGGCTAAAGACGATTACCTTAAAGGTCTGAAAGAAAACGTTATTGTTGGACACAAAATACCGGCAGGTACAGGTACTCGTGTTTGGAAAGATGTGATTGTCGGATCTAAAGCGGAGTATGAAAAACTGCTTGCCGCTAAGAAAGAAAGAGAAGCTGCAAAAGCTGAGCGTGAATTAGAAGAAGGCGGTGATAAAGCCTAA
- a CDS encoding DUF3467 domain-containing protein, producing the protein MADKKDQNQKANNQNQLNIELNEEMAEGIYANLAIITHSNAEFVMDYVRVMPGVPKAKVKSRIIMTPQHAKRLMKALKENVAKFEATHGEIKDTEQVQGIPMNFGGPPAQA; encoded by the coding sequence ATGGCAGATAAAAAAGATCAAAACCAGAAAGCTAATAATCAGAATCAACTGAATATTGAATTAAACGAAGAAATGGCAGAAGGCATTTATGCCAACCTGGCCATTATCACGCATTCCAATGCAGAGTTTGTGATGGATTATGTACGCGTAATGCCCGGAGTTCCCAAGGCTAAAGTCAAATCCAGGATTATCATGACTCCACAACATGCAAAGCGATTGATGAAAGCTCTTAAAGAAAATGTCGCCAAGTTTGAAGCCACGCATGGAGAGATAAAGGACACAGAACAGGTGCAGGGTATTCCTATGAATTTTGGTGGCCCACCTGCTCAGGCTTGA
- a CDS encoding tetratricopeptide repeat protein, whose translation MKKLFFIIAAIVLLSAQLQAQTAEAYYSQGYSYSAKGDKQAAVDSYTKAIQINGNYKKAYAERGILYSSMGEKDKALDDFSKALNIDPSYDYARRNRAAIYMEREKFEAAVKDYDQLIQQDPQFSFYYDLRGVANYKINRKEAALADFTKALEISPDNEEVQVKRAKLLLELGKDEEAYEMLAKTNYSKEKLSNEAKLQLGRSSRKTGEYERAVSYLEDLAKNNFKPEYVNLELGLCYLHLKQFEKAIRALDNCLAHNPNNEIAFINKASAESQSGNYAKAADTYTTILDKFDNNHYRALNGRAIAYYAMGEAEMACSDWEKAAESGDQNAKDNLEEYCSEEALQAVKQQAVTNEKDTIAPEQVEEIEQEEIEDLPEEDVQETEMEEAEDEQPKKEKKKKSKKEKLDD comes from the coding sequence ATGAAAAAATTGTTTTTTATTATTGCTGCAATTGTGCTTCTGTCCGCTCAGCTACAGGCACAAACGGCTGAAGCTTATTACTCTCAAGGCTACAGTTATTCAGCTAAAGGAGATAAGCAAGCAGCTGTTGACAGCTATACCAAGGCCATTCAAATTAATGGTAATTATAAAAAAGCATATGCTGAAAGAGGTATTCTCTACAGCAGCATGGGAGAAAAGGATAAAGCTTTGGATGATTTTTCAAAAGCACTTAACATAGATCCTTCTTATGACTACGCCAGGCGCAATCGTGCAGCCATTTATATGGAAAGGGAAAAATTTGAAGCTGCAGTAAAAGATTATGATCAATTGATACAACAAGACCCTCAGTTTTCATTTTATTACGATTTGCGGGGCGTGGCCAATTATAAAATAAACAGGAAGGAAGCAGCGTTGGCTGATTTTACCAAAGCTCTGGAAATCAGCCCCGACAATGAAGAGGTACAGGTAAAGCGCGCAAAACTTTTGCTGGAACTTGGAAAAGATGAAGAGGCCTATGAAATGCTTGCTAAAACGAATTACTCCAAAGAAAAACTTTCCAATGAAGCCAAATTACAACTTGGTCGCAGCAGCCGGAAAACAGGTGAATATGAAAGGGCAGTTTCCTACCTTGAAGATTTGGCAAAAAACAATTTCAAACCCGAGTACGTCAATCTTGAACTGGGTTTATGCTACCTGCACCTAAAACAATTTGAAAAAGCAATTCGGGCACTTGACAATTGCCTGGCACACAATCCCAACAATGAGATTGCATTTATCAATAAAGCCAGTGCTGAATCGCAAAGCGGCAATTATGCAAAAGCAGCCGATACTTATACCACAATCCTTGATAAATTTGACAATAACCACTATCGAGCGCTGAATGGCAGGGCAATAGCCTATTATGCCATGGGTGAAGCAGAAATGGCTTGCTCAGACTGGGAAAAAGCAGCAGAATCTGGCGATCAAAATGCAAAAGACAACCTGGAAGAATACTGCTCAGAAGAGGCACTGCAAGCGGTAAAGCAGCAAGCAGTTACAAATGAAAAGGATACAATTGCCCCTGAGCAAGTAGAAGAAATTGAGCAGGAAGAAATAGAAGATTTGCCAGAAGAAGATGTTCAAGAGACAGAAATGGAAGAAGCGGAGGATGAGCAACCCAAAAAGGAAAAAAAGAAGAAATCTAAGAAGGAGAAGTTAGATGACTAA
- a CDS encoding helix-turn-helix transcriptional regulator produces the protein MGLDFGKKLAECRKAKNLSQKELAKLLNTSHSVIGKYERQEMTPSIEAAVKLANLLGTTVGYLLGENKEAGFMKDPAMLKRWQEIEALPEEDKTCVLYTVDNLLRAAKLKMI, from the coding sequence ATGGGATTGGATTTCGGTAAAAAACTGGCGGAGTGCAGGAAGGCTAAAAACCTCTCGCAAAAGGAACTGGCTAAGCTCCTGAACACCTCGCATTCGGTGATCGGCAAGTACGAGAGGCAGGAGATGACGCCCTCCATTGAAGCTGCCGTGAAGCTGGCGAACCTGCTCGGCACTACCGTGGGGTATCTGCTCGGTGAGAACAAGGAGGCAGGTTTTATGAAAGATCCCGCTATGCTAAAAAGGTGGCAGGAGATTGAGGCGCTGCCCGAGGAGGACAAGACATGCGTGCTCTATACCGTGGACAACCTGTTGAGGGCGGCCAAACTTAAAATGATTTGA
- a CDS encoding TIGR03364 family FAD-dependent oxidoreductase, with protein MKKHADTLIIGAGVVGQSIALSEALKGKKVKILDRSQKSAGASVRNFGMCWPIGQSAGFFFDIALRSKSIWEDIARHTGMYLDKKGALYIARNKAELDVLEEFVKNSAGKGYKVKMLTPDAAMKISPGLKKDGLLAAMHSKTEIILDPREALELLPVYLKERYSVDFHWETCALHIEGQNVYTSRGETLKADKIYLCNGPDFETLYPDIFMQAGITKCKLQMMRTKKQPGNWRIGPALTSGLTFTNYPAFSECKSINALRKSIEKEYPEYLRWGIQVMASQMADGAITIGKSQEHGWMPEPFDKKHINELILDHLSGFFEAPVMDIAETWHAVYAKSTRGENVLVHPVNDHVTIVNALGGAGMTLAPGLAEKITSGNFRLSNFAFVSGKR; from the coding sequence ATGAAAAAACATGCAGATACATTAATTATTGGAGCTGGTGTAGTGGGGCAGTCTATAGCATTGAGTGAGGCTTTAAAAGGCAAGAAAGTAAAGATTTTAGACCGTTCTCAAAAATCTGCGGGAGCATCTGTTCGAAATTTCGGTATGTGCTGGCCAATAGGGCAAAGTGCGGGTTTCTTTTTTGATATTGCCTTGCGCAGCAAATCCATTTGGGAAGATATTGCCCGACACACGGGAATGTATCTCGACAAAAAAGGCGCATTATATATTGCGCGCAATAAAGCCGAGCTTGATGTACTGGAAGAATTTGTAAAAAATTCTGCTGGAAAAGGATACAAAGTAAAAATGCTGACACCGGATGCTGCAATGAAAATCAGTCCCGGATTAAAAAAAGACGGATTACTTGCAGCCATGCACAGCAAAACTGAGATCATCTTAGATCCGAGGGAAGCATTGGAGTTACTTCCGGTCTATCTGAAGGAGAGGTATTCTGTAGATTTTCACTGGGAAACCTGCGCCCTGCATATTGAAGGGCAAAATGTCTATACCTCAAGAGGGGAAACCCTAAAAGCCGATAAAATTTATCTATGTAATGGTCCGGATTTCGAAACGCTATATCCCGATATTTTCATGCAAGCCGGTATCACCAAGTGTAAACTACAAATGATGCGCACTAAAAAACAGCCCGGCAACTGGCGCATTGGCCCGGCACTGACAAGTGGTTTGACTTTTACAAATTACCCTGCTTTTAGCGAATGTAAAAGCATCAATGCACTTAGAAAAAGTATTGAGAAGGAATATCCAGAATATTTAAGATGGGGCATTCAGGTGATGGCCTCACAAATGGCAGACGGGGCTATCACTATTGGCAAATCCCAGGAACATGGCTGGATGCCCGAACCTTTTGATAAAAAACACATCAATGAATTGATACTGGATCATCTCAGCGGATTTTTCGAAGCACCGGTAATGGATATTGCGGAAACCTGGCATGCGGTATATGCTAAATCTACACGGGGGGAAAATGTGCTGGTGCATCCGGTAAACGACCATGTAACCATAGTAAATGCCCTGGGCGGAGCCGGAATGACTTTGGCGCCCGGCTTAGCAGAAAAAATTACTTCCGGCAATTTCAGGCTTTCTAATTTTGCTTTTGTTTCGGGGAAGAGGTGA
- a CDS encoding parallel beta-helix domain-containing protein codes for MNHLRIILFSAILFLLYSCSEQKEGIQWKSIEKSLNTKFIKANDGDTIDIPEGHYKFKGTIWLEGKNDITIRGAGMDKTFLSFRGQEEGSEGLKITNGRNITVLDITLQDSKGDLIKAQKIDGLTFKNVKTEWLGEPKEENGAYGFYPVDCDRVLIDNSTSIGASDAGIYVGQSRDVIVRNCTAYHNVAGIEIENCVRADVYDCLAHENTGGILIFDMPDLTQNGREVRVFNNKVISNNYRNFAPEGNIVGEVPPGTGIMVLATTAVEIFDNEIDRNKTIGIAIASYKLVQKPYDDPDFNPYPKSISIYNNTISKGLFQFPTFGNDLGKLLLFKFPFSRPDILFDGFFDPEIEQKDGNYVAPYQICVGENNGAKFANIDAANDFANIITELDQFNCEPTNFPAVRL; via the coding sequence ATGAATCATTTAAGGATAATCCTTTTTTCCGCAATCTTATTTTTGCTTTATTCCTGTTCTGAACAAAAGGAAGGCATTCAGTGGAAAAGCATTGAAAAAAGCCTGAATACCAAATTTATAAAAGCCAATGATGGCGATACAATTGATATCCCTGAAGGCCATTACAAATTCAAAGGCACTATATGGTTAGAAGGTAAAAATGACATTACCATTCGCGGAGCAGGAATGGACAAAACTTTTCTGTCTTTCAGAGGTCAGGAAGAGGGCTCCGAAGGGCTCAAAATCACAAATGGCAGAAACATCACTGTTCTGGATATTACACTTCAGGATTCAAAAGGCGATTTGATTAAAGCGCAGAAAATAGATGGCCTGACTTTTAAAAATGTAAAAACCGAATGGCTGGGCGAACCCAAAGAAGAAAATGGAGCCTATGGTTTTTATCCCGTGGATTGTGATCGGGTTTTGATAGATAATTCTACTTCAATTGGCGCATCAGATGCAGGGATTTATGTGGGGCAGTCGAGAGATGTCATTGTTAGAAATTGTACAGCCTATCACAATGTGGCCGGTATTGAAATTGAAAACTGTGTGCGAGCGGATGTTTATGATTGTTTGGCACATGAAAACACCGGGGGCATTTTGATTTTTGATATGCCCGACCTTACACAAAATGGTCGGGAAGTTCGTGTATTTAATAATAAAGTGATTTCAAACAACTACAGAAATTTTGCGCCCGAAGGTAATATAGTAGGGGAAGTGCCTCCCGGAACTGGAATAATGGTACTTGCAACCACAGCAGTTGAGATTTTTGACAATGAAATTGATAGAAACAAAACCATTGGTATTGCAATAGCCAGCTATAAACTGGTGCAAAAGCCCTATGATGATCCAGACTTTAACCCTTACCCCAAAAGCATTTCAATCTACAACAACACTATCAGCAAAGGGCTTTTCCAATTTCCTACTTTTGGCAATGACCTGGGCAAATTGTTGTTGTTTAAATTCCCTTTTAGTCGTCCCGATATCTTATTTGACGGATTTTTCGATCCTGAAATTGAGCAGAAAGACGGGAACTATGTTGCGCCTTATCAAATTTGTGTAGGTGAAAATAATGGTGCCAAATTTGCAAATATTGATGCAGCCAATGATTTTGCAAATATTATTACGGAACTCGACCAATTCAATTGCGAACCAACGAATTTCCCCGCTGTGCGTTTATAA
- a CDS encoding SO2930 family diheme c-type cytochrome has product MLKYFVLSVLALLIYACAQDPGKEQVAIEEVNLDGESIEASDVEAEKLSVLGFFKKPMKNLEPAEGVVPYDLATPLFSDYAFKARFVKLPEGKMAKYHPTETMDFPEGTILIKNFYYPADFRKPEGERRILETRLLINEGEEWKAEAYVWNEEQTEAYLVIAGERINISWVHYDGTEKQLNYSVPTQNQCKGCHSKSNKMMPIGPTSRQLNKQFDYADVSANQLKYWSENGLLAGLHQNISELDAVPLWDDPESGNLEQRARAYLDINCAHCHRAEGPANTSGFFLDYYQKRKTALGIYKSPIAAGRGSGGLKYDIHPGKPDSSILYFRMISEDPGIMMPELGKKMVHTEGVELIRKWIAQMN; this is encoded by the coding sequence ATGCTTAAATATTTTGTTTTATCTGTTTTAGCACTGCTGATCTATGCCTGTGCACAAGACCCCGGCAAAGAACAGGTTGCTATAGAAGAAGTGAATCTGGATGGAGAGAGTATAGAAGCTTCTGATGTGGAAGCTGAAAAATTATCTGTTCTCGGTTTTTTTAAAAAACCCATGAAAAACCTGGAACCGGCTGAAGGTGTTGTTCCTTATGATTTGGCCACTCCGCTTTTTTCGGATTATGCTTTTAAGGCCAGGTTTGTAAAATTACCCGAAGGAAAAATGGCAAAATACCATCCTACTGAGACAATGGATTTTCCCGAAGGCACCATACTGATCAAGAACTTTTACTACCCTGCTGATTTCAGAAAACCCGAAGGCGAAAGACGCATTCTTGAAACCCGGTTGCTGATCAATGAAGGTGAGGAGTGGAAAGCAGAAGCTTATGTCTGGAATGAAGAGCAAACAGAAGCTTACCTGGTAATAGCCGGGGAACGCATCAACATCAGCTGGGTGCACTATGACGGTACTGAAAAGCAGCTCAATTATTCGGTACCCACTCAAAATCAATGCAAAGGCTGTCACAGCAAATCCAATAAAATGATGCCCATTGGCCCTACTTCCCGTCAACTGAACAAGCAGTTTGATTATGCAGATGTAAGTGCCAATCAACTGAAATATTGGAGCGAAAATGGACTTTTAGCCGGATTGCATCAAAATATAAGCGAACTGGATGCCGTGCCATTATGGGATGATCCCGAATCAGGCAATCTGGAACAAAGAGCACGTGCTTATCTCGATATCAATTGTGCCCACTGCCACAGAGCCGAGGGCCCGGCCAATACCAGTGGATTTTTTCTCGATTATTATCAAAAGCGCAAAACAGCACTCGGCATTTATAAATCTCCCATTGCTGCCGGTAGGGGTTCTGGCGGTTTAAAATATGACATTCATCCCGGCAAACCCGATTCTTCTATTTTGTACTTCCGCATGATTTCAGAAGACCCGGGAATTATGATGCCCGAACTGGGCAAAAAAATGGTGCATACAGAAGGTGTGGAGCTCATAAGGAAGTGGATTGCGCAGATGAATTAA